A genome region from Pseudomonas helmanticensis includes the following:
- the rimJ gene encoding ribosomal protein S5-alanine N-acetyltransferase: MPLLSLPCQRLTLAILAPDQAGLESEFYQRNLRHLAPWSPIRTTEYFSTEQIRRRLEIQASAFEAGLAMHFALLTQDGQQMIGACNFSGIIRGAFQACYLGYHIDEAHQGQGLMREALEAGIAYMFDTQNLHRIMANYIPGNERSARLLEKLGFEREGYAKAYLNIAGRWQDHVLTALINPAFEAPDQRWSRRLA; encoded by the coding sequence ATGCCGCTGCTGTCCCTGCCCTGCCAACGCCTGACGCTGGCGATACTCGCGCCGGATCAGGCCGGCCTCGAAAGTGAGTTCTACCAACGTAACCTGCGCCACCTCGCGCCCTGGTCACCGATTCGCACCACCGAGTACTTTTCCACCGAGCAGATTCGCCGACGACTCGAAATTCAGGCCAGCGCCTTTGAAGCCGGGCTGGCGATGCATTTCGCGTTATTGACACAGGACGGTCAGCAGATGATCGGCGCGTGCAATTTCAGCGGAATCATTCGCGGGGCGTTTCAGGCGTGTTATCTGGGTTATCACATCGATGAGGCACATCAAGGTCAGGGGCTAATGCGTGAAGCGCTGGAGGCCGGTATCGCCTACATGTTCGATACGCAGAACCTGCACCGGATCATGGCCAACTACATTCCCGGCAATGAACGCAGCGCACGGCTCTTGGAAAAGCTCGGGTTCGAGCGTGAGGGTTACGCCAAGGCGTATCTGAACATTGCCGGGCGCTGGCAGGATCACGTGCTGACCGCGTTGATCAACCCGGCATTCGAGGCGCCGGACCAGCGTTGGTCACGACGACTGGCGTGA
- a CDS encoding DNA-processing protein DprA — translation MSPLSPNTQAILLLTAPLIVGRGVQTPDLLSPAEYKRLASHLHQIQKQPADLLTAESTEILRLCRPIADESRLQRLLGRGFLLSQVVERWQTRAIWVISRADPEYPRRLKARLRADAPAVLYGCGDISLLESGGLAVVGSRKIDDALVDYTMSIGGLAACANRTLISGGARGVDLAAMRGALQSGGKVIGVLAENLERTAMSREERNSLRDGNLVLVSAYDPNAGFNVGHAMQRNKLIYALADASLVVNTDHNKGGTWAGAVEQLDKLQYVPVFVRSTGEPSAGLDALGNRGAILWPNPPDAEAFNQIFAIKVSSTDVPQQPELSLSSADEIESLSVSEPMTESQRSLEASCEPLLPISTSVSRDAVEPTLKVVSEIMDSFPGVQVDHADLLFATVRDLIKKLLITPTKDADIAAALDVTNGQAKAWLQRLVEEGVIEKQKKPVGYVVKRSELFK, via the coding sequence ATGTCACCTCTTTCACCCAATACGCAGGCGATACTGTTGCTTACGGCACCGCTAATTGTTGGACGTGGCGTACAAACGCCAGACCTACTATCGCCTGCCGAATACAAGCGTTTAGCTAGTCATTTACATCAGATCCAAAAACAACCTGCCGATCTTCTTACCGCGGAATCCACTGAGATCCTTCGTTTATGTCGGCCAATAGCTGATGAAAGTCGACTACAACGGCTGCTGGGACGGGGCTTCTTGTTGAGCCAGGTAGTCGAGCGATGGCAGACGCGGGCTATCTGGGTCATTAGTCGAGCTGACCCTGAGTATCCGCGACGTCTTAAAGCTCGTCTTCGTGCTGATGCGCCAGCAGTGCTCTACGGGTGTGGAGATATTTCGCTGCTTGAATCGGGTGGGCTCGCTGTCGTCGGGTCGAGGAAAATCGACGATGCATTGGTCGACTACACCATGTCCATCGGCGGGCTGGCAGCTTGTGCTAACAGAACACTTATATCGGGAGGGGCCAGGGGGGTTGATCTGGCTGCAATGCGGGGTGCATTGCAGTCGGGTGGCAAGGTTATTGGTGTTCTAGCGGAAAACTTAGAGCGAACTGCCATGAGTCGTGAGGAAAGGAATTCCTTGCGTGATGGAAACTTAGTTCTCGTTTCTGCTTATGATCCTAATGCCGGCTTCAACGTTGGTCATGCTATGCAGCGTAATAAACTCATTTATGCGCTGGCCGATGCATCCTTGGTCGTTAACACGGACCATAACAAAGGCGGGACATGGGCTGGTGCTGTGGAGCAGTTGGATAAGCTCCAGTATGTGCCTGTATTTGTTCGATCGACGGGTGAGCCCTCTGCCGGCCTTGATGCTTTGGGTAATCGGGGGGCGATACTTTGGCCGAATCCTCCGGATGCCGAAGCCTTTAACCAAATATTCGCGATCAAGGTTTCTAGCACAGACGTGCCTCAGCAACCAGAACTCTCATTATCGTCCGCTGATGAAATAGAGAGCTTGTCGGTATCTGAGCCAATGACAGAGTCGCAGAGGTCGCTAGAAGCGTCTTGTGAACCTCTACTTCCTATAAGTACTAGTGTCAGCAGAGATGCTGTTGAACCGACGCTGAAAGTTGTGTCTGAAATAATGGACTCCTTCCCTGGGGTACAAGTGGATCACGCTGATTTACTTTTTGCGACGGTAAGAGATCTGATTAAAAAACTACTGATAACCCCGACAAAAGATGCTGATATTGCTGCTGCATTAGATGTGACAAATGGGCAGGCAAAAGCATGGCTTCAGCGCCTCGTTGAAGAGGGTGTTATCGAAAAGCAAAAGAAGCCTGTGGGCTACGTCGTTAAGCGATCTGAGTTGTTTAAGTAG
- a CDS encoding phospholipase D family protein yields the protein MDLVLLPQSGGSDLKDIYHRAFRQAEELYILSAYLTEWDVDVELGRHCKSFAFIVGKDFGITRKAACQKVIQWLPRYRHTQFLVAELIDGFHPKAIFWRESDGRCYALVGSSNLSKAAFATNREANGYSKIPKKTYDAAKQWILRLKDSCVILNQSWLNGYREAKQSSKPASAKEDPDMSSRVFNLQLPSSKAVAQLGSALDFRRSQMLTFEYHQAELVHLLKSAARARIWSDSKNETFYQEFRQLWDFGDGSRFQANGWERRGKQSDFREFARSLVRVLEATSQDRDKVVVIEINRLTEEKVETRRSVFTEMLCQFFPDRYHVANDPVSKWLRSTGSSSPWGASAGYKYLEEALLLRAALENAKRKKGGYPVENLAVLDVVIVLKMQRRGQSEENPYEG from the coding sequence ATGGATCTCGTTCTTTTGCCGCAAAGCGGCGGCAGCGACCTCAAAGATATCTATCACCGCGCATTTCGCCAGGCTGAAGAGCTTTACATTCTGAGCGCTTACCTGACTGAGTGGGACGTTGATGTAGAGTTAGGTCGCCATTGCAAATCATTTGCCTTCATCGTGGGGAAAGATTTCGGGATCACTAGGAAAGCGGCCTGCCAAAAGGTCATTCAATGGCTACCGAGATACCGGCACACTCAGTTTTTGGTTGCTGAGTTAATTGACGGTTTCCATCCGAAAGCCATCTTTTGGCGTGAATCAGATGGAAGATGCTATGCGTTGGTGGGATCGTCAAACCTCTCAAAAGCAGCGTTTGCTACTAACCGTGAGGCCAACGGTTATTCAAAAATCCCCAAGAAAACCTATGACGCAGCGAAGCAGTGGATACTAAGGCTGAAGGACTCATGCGTCATCCTCAACCAAAGTTGGCTGAACGGATACCGAGAAGCGAAACAGTCTAGTAAGCCAGCCTCCGCCAAGGAGGATCCGGACATGTCGAGCCGGGTCTTTAACTTGCAGCTACCTTCGTCAAAAGCGGTAGCCCAGCTAGGTAGTGCTTTGGATTTCCGCAGAAGTCAGATGCTCACCTTCGAATATCACCAGGCCGAGTTGGTGCACCTCCTCAAATCTGCCGCACGGGCCCGGATTTGGTCTGACAGCAAAAATGAAACGTTTTACCAGGAGTTCCGACAGCTTTGGGACTTCGGTGATGGGAGTCGCTTTCAAGCAAATGGATGGGAGCGCCGGGGTAAACAAAGCGACTTTCGTGAGTTTGCAAGGTCGCTCGTTCGAGTCTTGGAGGCTACCTCTCAGGATCGAGACAAGGTAGTAGTGATTGAGATCAATCGCCTTACAGAAGAGAAGGTAGAGACACGCAGGTCTGTATTCACAGAGATGCTTTGTCAGTTCTTTCCTGATCGTTACCACGTAGCAAATGACCCTGTATCCAAATGGCTTCGCTCAACCGGATCGAGCAGCCCTTGGGGAGCAAGCGCCGGTTACAAGTATCTGGAGGAAGCACTCCTTCTTAGAGCGGCATTGGAGAACGCGAAACGGAAAAAAGGTGGCTACC
- a CDS encoding RecQ family ATP-dependent DNA helicase, translated as MEYNAARALELLRLGSGRLDATFRDGQEEAIRHIVEGKERLLVVQKTGWGKSFVYFIATKLLREAGAGPALLISPLLALMRNQVVAAERMGVRAATINSDNREDWAAIERQLIAGGIDILLISPERLANDRFRTQVLALIAAQISLLVIDEAHCISDWGHDFRPHYRLLERMVKIMPPNLRLLATTATANNRVMDDLKAVLGPNIEVVCGDLNRASLSLQTIRLPRQEERLAWLAERLAALDGHGIIYTLTVRDALLVAGWLKSQGFNVEAYTGQTGDRREEFELALSNNEVKALVATQALGMGYDKPDLAFVIHYQMPGSVVAYYQQVGRAGRALDAAYGVLLSGEEETEITDWFIRSAFPTQEEVAEVLGALEDAPDGLSVPELLSKVNLSKGRVEKTVALLSLEAPAPIAKQGAKWQLTAANLNQSFWDRAERLTSLRQGEHQQMRDYVGLPFGQHMAFLIDALDGVPGTVKKPALPPLPSAVNLGLVKAAVAFLRRTSLPIEPRKKWPDGGMPLYGVRGLIPANRQAQPGKALCVWGDAGWGSIVRDNRYLDGYFSDELVQACVEMIKNWRPNPAPEWVAAIPSLKHPEIVPNFAKRLASALGLPFYNVLAKTEDRPEQKTMANSTQQARNIDGSLKIDQIIHAGPVLLVDDIVNSRWTLTVAAWLLREAGCDEVWPMALSLTGHDE; from the coding sequence ATGGAATATAATGCAGCGCGTGCTTTGGAGCTCCTGCGTTTAGGTTCGGGACGACTCGATGCTACCTTCCGGGATGGCCAAGAAGAAGCTATACGCCACATCGTTGAGGGTAAGGAACGCTTGTTAGTCGTTCAGAAAACCGGCTGGGGTAAGAGCTTCGTATATTTCATTGCTACGAAGCTGCTAAGGGAGGCTGGCGCTGGACCTGCGTTACTGATCTCGCCATTGCTGGCTTTGATGCGAAATCAGGTTGTAGCGGCAGAGCGAATGGGTGTCCGAGCGGCCACGATTAACTCAGACAACAGGGAAGATTGGGCTGCGATTGAACGCCAGCTTATTGCCGGTGGCATTGATATCCTCCTGATATCGCCCGAACGCCTCGCTAATGATCGTTTCCGTACCCAGGTTTTGGCGCTGATCGCTGCACAAATCTCCCTGCTAGTTATCGATGAGGCGCATTGCATCTCCGATTGGGGGCACGACTTCCGCCCACACTATCGATTGCTGGAGCGGATGGTCAAAATTATGCCTCCCAACCTTCGTTTGCTTGCTACCACCGCTACGGCAAACAATCGGGTTATGGATGACTTAAAGGCGGTGCTTGGTCCCAACATTGAGGTTGTTTGTGGAGATCTCAATCGTGCATCGCTTTCGTTACAAACCATCCGTCTTCCTCGCCAAGAAGAGCGTCTTGCATGGCTTGCTGAAAGGTTGGCCGCATTGGATGGGCACGGCATCATTTACACATTGACCGTGCGAGATGCCCTTCTAGTAGCGGGATGGTTGAAATCTCAAGGCTTTAACGTCGAAGCCTATACAGGGCAGACTGGTGATCGTCGGGAGGAATTTGAGCTAGCCCTGTCTAACAATGAGGTCAAGGCTCTTGTCGCCACACAGGCGTTGGGCATGGGTTATGACAAGCCCGATCTAGCGTTTGTGATCCATTATCAAATGCCAGGTTCCGTGGTCGCCTACTACCAGCAAGTAGGTCGTGCGGGGCGTGCGTTGGATGCTGCCTACGGTGTGCTACTCAGTGGTGAGGAGGAGACTGAAATCACCGATTGGTTTATCCGTAGCGCTTTCCCGACGCAAGAGGAGGTCGCGGAGGTTCTAGGTGCGCTTGAAGATGCACCTGATGGCTTATCTGTTCCGGAGCTGCTCAGCAAAGTCAATCTGAGTAAGGGCCGGGTCGAAAAAACTGTGGCGTTGCTTTCACTGGAGGCGCCAGCACCTATCGCTAAACAAGGTGCTAAGTGGCAACTTACCGCGGCAAACCTTAATCAAAGCTTTTGGGATCGCGCAGAGCGGCTGACCTCGCTGCGACAGGGCGAACACCAACAGATGAGGGACTATGTCGGGTTACCATTCGGCCAGCATATGGCGTTTTTGATTGATGCACTGGACGGAGTCCCTGGTACGGTCAAGAAGCCAGCTTTACCTCCATTGCCCAGTGCAGTGAATCTTGGCCTGGTCAAAGCTGCGGTCGCCTTCCTGCGGCGTACGAGTCTTCCCATCGAACCTCGCAAAAAGTGGCCTGATGGCGGAATGCCGCTATATGGCGTAAGGGGGCTGATTCCGGCCAATCGTCAAGCCCAGCCCGGTAAGGCTCTTTGTGTATGGGGAGACGCCGGTTGGGGCAGCATTGTGCGAGATAATAGATATCTTGACGGCTATTTTTCCGATGAGCTTGTTCAGGCATGTGTCGAAATGATTAAAAACTGGAGGCCAAATCCCGCTCCAGAATGGGTTGCTGCGATTCCGTCTCTGAAGCATCCAGAGATCGTACCCAATTTTGCAAAAAGGCTAGCCAGTGCGTTAGGTCTACCCTTTTACAATGTCCTCGCGAAGACGGAGGACAGGCCAGAGCAAAAAACCATGGCAAATTCTACTCAGCAGGCCCGCAACATTGATGGGTCGCTTAAAATCGATCAGATAATTCACGCGGGACCGGTGCTCTTGGTTGACGACATCGTCAACTCTCGATGGACTCTAACTGTCGCAGCTTGGCTGTTACGAGAAGCCGGTTGCGATGAGGTTTGGCCTATGGCCCTTTCACTAACTGGCCACGATGAATGA
- a CDS encoding DUF2252 domain-containing protein: protein MTALKDRMQQGKDARKKCSRSDQAVTGKMNRDPIPLIKASSQGRVESLVELRYGRMLVSPFTFFRGNALLQAHDLAGTATMGLNLPICGDCHLMNFGGFATPERNLLFSVNDFDEAHPGPWEWDLKRLAASFVVAARDLRHGESVEEEVCRDMVGAYQATLLECAEQSSLENWYESISYTDLLAQARKSTLEHVERAIEKAERRTHAELLPKISERDKHGRLIIRDDLPEIFHLHKNTTLLDAEDDWLRLSDWRPLYDTFMRDYRGTLQPDRRELLSRFHVQDLAFKVVGVGSVGTRCLVALLTDDQEFPLFLQFKEARRSVLADYVKAKSRVRHEGQRVVEGQRLMQAASDLFLGWTTGPSGRHFYVRQLRDMKISAELETFDAETFAAYGRVCGRALARAHAKASGLAAQISGYIGKGDALADALLKYAQQYTAQNERDFERFQDACRKGRLRARSEADFAADHLP, encoded by the coding sequence ATGACTGCCCTTAAAGACCGCATGCAACAAGGCAAGGACGCGCGCAAGAAGTGCTCGCGCAGTGATCAGGCTGTCACCGGCAAGATGAATCGCGATCCGATTCCGTTGATCAAGGCGTCGAGTCAGGGCCGCGTCGAGTCGCTGGTCGAGTTGCGTTACGGGCGCATGCTGGTGTCGCCCTTCACGTTCTTTCGTGGCAATGCGTTGTTGCAGGCGCATGACCTGGCGGGCACGGCGACCATGGGCCTGAATCTGCCGATCTGTGGCGATTGTCACCTGATGAATTTCGGTGGTTTCGCCACGCCGGAGCGCAATCTGTTGTTCAGCGTCAATGATTTCGACGAGGCACATCCCGGGCCTTGGGAGTGGGACTTGAAACGCCTGGCCGCAAGTTTTGTGGTGGCCGCGCGTGATCTGCGCCATGGCGAGTCGGTCGAGGAAGAGGTCTGCCGCGACATGGTCGGCGCTTATCAGGCGACCTTGCTGGAGTGTGCGGAGCAAAGTTCGCTGGAGAACTGGTACGAGTCGATCAGCTATACCGACCTGCTCGCCCAGGCACGCAAAAGTACCCTTGAGCATGTCGAGCGCGCCATCGAGAAAGCCGAGCGGCGTACTCACGCTGAATTGCTGCCGAAGATCAGCGAGCGTGACAAGCATGGGCGTCTGATTATTCGTGATGACCTACCGGAAATTTTCCATCTGCATAAAAACACCACGCTGCTCGATGCCGAGGATGACTGGCTGCGGCTGTCGGACTGGCGTCCGCTGTACGACACTTTCATGCGTGATTATCGCGGCACGCTGCAGCCCGACCGGCGCGAGCTGCTGTCACGGTTTCACGTGCAGGACTTGGCTTTCAAGGTCGTCGGTGTCGGCAGCGTCGGTACCCGCTGTCTGGTGGCGTTGCTGACCGACGATCAGGAGTTCCCGCTGTTCCTGCAATTCAAGGAGGCGCGGCGCTCGGTACTCGCCGATTACGTCAAAGCCAAATCGCGGGTACGCCATGAAGGTCAGCGGGTGGTCGAGGGGCAGCGCTTGATGCAAGCCGCCAGCGACCTGTTTCTCGGCTGGACCACTGGCCCCAGCGGTCGGCATTTCTATGTGCGGCAGTTGCGCGACATGAAAATCTCCGCCGAACTGGAAACCTTCGACGCCGAAACCTTCGCCGCTTACGGTCGGGTCTGCGGCCGCGCGCTGGCTCGCGCGCATGCCAAGGCGTCCGGGTTAGCGGCGCAGATCAGCGGTTACATCGGCAAGGGCGATGCATTGGCCGATGCGTTATTGAAGTACGCGCAACAGTACACCGCGCAGAACGAACGTGATTTCGAACGTTTCCAGGATGCCTGTCGCAAGGGCCGTTTACGCGCTCGGTCGGAAGCCGATTTCGCCGCCGATCATCTGCCCTGA